The following proteins are encoded in a genomic region of Uloborus diversus isolate 005 unplaced genomic scaffold, Udiv.v.3.1 scaffold_1456, whole genome shotgun sequence:
- the LOC129232986 gene encoding gastrula zinc finger protein XlCGF57.1-like: MPFTCEYCGKSFSSKKSLKGHLRTHTHRITFLLTHTGEKPFACKRCERTFSVKSNLLRHLKTHTGEKPYR; this comes from the exons ATGCCTTTCACTTGCGAATACTGTGGAAAGTCTTTCTCTTCTAAAAAAAGTCTCAAAGGTCATTTGAGAACGCACACCCACAGAATTACCTTTTTACT AACTCATACCGGGGAGAAGCCCTTTGCCTGCAAACGATGTGAAAGGACATTTTCTGTTAAATCAAACCTCCTGAGACATTTAAAGACTCATACTGGGGAGAAGCCTTACCGTT